From the Candidatus Bathyarchaeota archaeon genome, one window contains:
- a CDS encoding C-GCAxxG-C-C family protein, with product MTENDINYRFNEKLRELEEKLPNMKTGANCAELTLTSVLQVLNVDNFMFHNIIKPLAGGFGGYKSKKGWMGACGAVAGGCAAIGAVLGGKKLMDDDTMQRAYFNATKFAIDFETQFGSVVCS from the coding sequence ATGACAGAAAATGATATAAATTATAGGTTTAATGAGAAACTTAGAGAGTTAGAGGAAAAACTGCCTAATATGAAAACGGGAGCAAATTGTGCTGAATTAACTTTAACAAGTGTCTTACAAGTTCTTAATGTCGACAATTTTATGTTTCATAACATTATAAAACCATTAGCCGGAGGATTTGGTGGCTACAAATCCAAAAAAGGATGGATGGGAGCATGTGGTGCTGTTGCTGGAGGGTGTGCTGCGATAGGTGCTGTTTTAGGAGGAAAAAAATTAATGGACGATGATACAATGCAAAGAGCATATTTTAATGCTACTAAGTTTGCCATTGATTTTGAAACCCAATTTGGGTCTGTAGTATGCTCATAA